The genomic interval ACTCGCAAGTCAAGCGAAAGCTCGTCACCTGCGCGGTCTGCGGCTCGGCAAAGGTCGAGAAGGCGATCATGGCGCCGCAGATCGCCGGCTCCAAAAAGCGCCGCACGCCGAGGCTCGCGGCCGCTCCCGCATTCATGATGGACGACCCTCCCGAGCGAGGTTCGGCATGATCCGCTACAACCTACGCTGCGACCGCGGCCACAGCTTCGAAAGCTGGTTCCAGAGTTCATCGGCCTACGATTCGCAGGTCAAGCGCAAGCTCGTCACCTGCGCGGTCTGCGGCTCGGCGAAGGTCGAGAAGGCGATCATGGCGCCGCAGATCGCCGGCTCCAAAAAGCGCGGCGGGCCTGTGCCTGCGGATTCGTCCACGCCGGCGACGATGGCGCAGGAGCGCGAGTTGCGCGCCGAGCTGAGGGAACTGCACGACCATCTCGTCAAGAACGCCGATAATGTCGGCGCACGGTTTCCCAACGAAGCCCGCAAAATGCATTATGGCGATATCGAGCATCGCCCGATCTACGGCGAAGCGTCGCCGGAGGAAGCGAAATCGCTGATCGAGGAAGGCGTCGAGGTCGGTTCGCTGCCGGTGCTGCGGGACGACCGGAACTGACTGGCGATGACGCCGGACACATTTCCGTCCTGGCTGTTCTGGGCGCTGCTGTCGGCAGCCTTCGCAGCGCTGACCGCCATCTTTGCCAAGGTCGGTGTCGAGGGCATCAATTCGGATCTCGCCACTTTCCTCCGCACCATCGTTGTCCTCGTCAGTCTCGGCCTGATCCTGTTGGCGACGGGACAGTTCAGCCATCCCGGCCCAATCCCGACCCGGAGCTGGATTTTTCTCGTGCTGTCGGGACTGGGCACCGGCGCGTCTTGGCTCTGCTATTTTCGTGCGCTCAAGCTCGGTCCGGCCACGCTGGTCGCGCCGATCGACAAGCTGAGCGTCGTGCTGGTGGCCTTGTTCGGCGTCGTCTTTCTTGGCGAGCGCCCGTCGCTGAATGGCTGGATTGGAATCGCCCTGATCGCAGCCGGCGCGGTCGTCATCGCTCTCAAACGCTAGAGCATTTCCCGGTGAAGTGGACACCGGCTCACCGTAAAGAAATGCGACCACTCAACAGTTTAGAGCGCCCGTTCTGATTCCATCAAAAGGTAAGCGCTTCGACTACACCGCCACCAACAATCCCACCCCAATCAGGATCAGCACGATGCCGCCGAGTTCATGGAACGAGAACGGCTGCTTGAACGAATAATACGACACCGCCTGCGCGAACAGCACCTCGACCAGCGCCAGCGTGCGGACGTCGGCGGCGGCGGTGAGCGCGAACGCCAGGAACCAGAATTGCGAGGCGAACGCGCCCAAAAAGCCCGCGACCATCGACGGCCGCCACAGGCCGAGAATCTTTTTCGGCACGTCCGGCGCGCGCAGCAGCAGATACGCCGTCAGCACGGCCGTCTGCACGAACAGCCCGAACACCAGCGTGTAGGACGCCGCGGTGACGAAGGATACGTCGGGCACGGCGATGATGGCGCCGCGAAAGCCGACCGCGGACAGGGCGAAGCCGGCGGCTGCGACCAGTCCCCGCGCCGTCGGCTTGAAATCGGCAAAGCCCTTGGCGCCGCCGGGCCGGAGCGCGGTGATGACGACGCCGGCGGTGGCGATCAGAATCGCGACCACTTTCAGCAAGGTGAGGTGGTCGCCGAGAAAAACAAATCCGAAGATCGCGGTCTGGATCGCTTCGGTCTTGAGATACGCCGTCGTCACCACGAACGAGCGGTCGTTCATCGCGAGCAGCATCAAGCCGGTGGCGACGATCTGTGTGAGCGCGCCGAGCAACAGCCACAGCCAGAAGGCAGCGACGGGCCACGGGACCGCGTCGCCGGTGAACACGATCACAAGCGCGAAAAAGATCAGCGCAAACGGGAAGCCGAACAGGAAGCGGATGTTGGTCGCGCCCCACGTACCCAGCGGTCCGGTCAGCGACCGCTGCATCGCGTTGCGCGCCACCTGTCCGAGCGCAGCCGTGACGGTGAAGGGTATCCAGAGCGAGGCGACGGTGAACATGAAAGGTGTCTCTTCACCCTTCTCTTAAGGGGAGGGTGAAGAAAATCTCACCCCACCGCCTCCGCCACCACCATGTAGTTGACGTCCATATCGGACGACAGGCTCCACTTGTCCGCGAACGGACTGTAGACCACGCCGCTCTGCTCGGTGATGCCGAGCCTGTTGCGCTCGAGGTGACGCGCGAGCTCATCGGGGGTGACGAACTTGTCCCACTGATGGGTGCCGCGCGGCAGCCAGCGCAGCACGTATTCCGCCGCAACGATGCCGAGCGCGAAGCTCTTCCAGTTGCGGTTGAGGGTGGAGGCCACCATCATGCCGCCCGGTTTCAACATCGCAGCGCAGCGGTCGAGGAACAGGCCGACATCGGCGACATGCTCCACCACCTCCATCGCGAGTATGATGTCAAAGCGCTCGCGCACATCCATGTCTTCCACGGTGGTGCAGCGATAGTCGATCGACAGATGGGCTTTCTCGGCATGGAGTTTCGCCGCGGCGATGTTGGTCGCGGAGGGGTCGACGCCGATCACCTGCGCGCCGAGCCGCGTGAACGGCTCGCACAGAAGGCCCGCGCCGCAGCCGATATCGAGCAGCCTCAGGTCCGCCAGGCAGTTCAGGCTGCGGGCGCTGCGCTCGAACTTTCGGCAGGCGGCGTCGCGGATGAACTGGAGCCGCAGCGGGTTGATTTTGTGCAGCGGCGCCATCTTGCCGTTGGGATCCCACCACTCCTGCGACAGTTTCGAAAACTTCGCGATCTCGGCGGGATCGACCGTCGATCCCGGAGCGGCTGAAGAATTCGCGGAAGGGTTGACTTGCATGGCCATGGTTGCGCGCGGCTCCTATCGCGCCGTGATGTGGCTGCGGAACGCCAGCGGCGAGGCGATGGTTCTGATCCTCTCAGCCCCTTCGCCGACCCCCCGCACCATCACGTCGCCGTAGTTGAGAATACGGCCGAGAATGCTCTGATTGACATCCACGCTCTCGACCTTGTCCAGGCTCATCTCGAAGGTCCGCCGTTTGATGAAGCCGGTCTTGTGCACGACCCGCAAATTGGTCACGTCGGTCTCGGTGGTCCAGCGGTGAAACCACGCCCCCAGCATCCGGTATAATGCCACAAGCGCCGCAATGACGGCCAGCGCCAGGCACAGCAGCATCGGCGTCTGGGTCACAAACATTCTCGATACCATGAGAAGAACGACCGCCCCAATCCAGGCAGCGATAGCCGGCAGATAGAAAATCCAGTGCACGTTGGTCGAATACAACACCTTCTCGCCCGGTTGCAGAATATCGTCGATATAACGCCCCATCGGCCTGCCTCACGCGCCTTCCCTGGATCATCCGGCCGCCCCTGGAACGGCTGGAAGCCGGGTTGCCTGCCCGCAACCGCGCCGGTATGTATACGCGCCTTCTCGCCCGTGCGCCCCGCTTTTCGCACGATATCCTATCCAGTTAGCCATTCTATTCAGGTGGCCTTTTCTATCCAGTTTGCCTTGGGAACTCACCATCCGTCATGAGCCGGCTTGTGATGAAATTCGGCGGCACCTCCGTTGCCAATCTCGACCGCATCCGCAACGTCGCGCGGCATGTCAAACGCGAGGTCGATGCCGGCCACGACGTCGCGGTGGTGGTGTCGGCGATGGCGGGCAAGACCAACGATCTGGTGGCATGGTGCAGAGACGCCTCGCCGATGCACGACGCGCGCGAATACGATGCCGTGGTGGCCTCCGGCGAGCAGATCACCTCGGGGCTTCTGGCCATCGCGCTGCAGGCGCTCGGCATTCAGGCGCGCTCCTGGCAGGGCTGGCAGATCCCGATTCGGACCAGCGATGCCCACGCCTCGGCGCGCATCCTCGGGATCGACGGCAATGAGCTTGTCAACCGCTTCACGGAGCGCAAGGAGGTTGCCGTGATCGCCGGATTTCAGGGCATCAACCCGCAGACCGGCCGCATCACCACGCTCGGCCGCGGCGGCTCCGATACCTCGGCGGTGGCGATCGCCGCCGCCATCCGCGCCGACCGCTGCGACATCTATACCGACGTCGACGGCGTCTACACCACCGATCCGCGCGTGGTTCCGAAAGCCCGCCGACTCGACAGGATCGCGTTCGAGGAAATGCTGGAGCTGGCGTCGCAGGGCGCCAAGGTGCTGCAGGTTCGTTCCGTGGAACTGGGCATGACCCAGAACATGCCGATTTTCGTCCGCTCCAGTTTCGACAAACCCGAGGACATCGACCCCCATGGCACACCGCCGGGTACGCTGATCTGCGGCGAGGAGGAAATCATGGAAAGCCACGTCGTCACCGGCATCGCCTTCTCCAAGGACGAGGCTCAGATCTCGCTGCGCCAGATCGAGGACAAGCCGGGGGTCGCCGCCTCGATCTTCGTCCCGCTCGCCGACGCCAATATCAATGTCGACATGATCGTGCAGAGCGTCTCCGAGGACGGCAAGACCACCGACCTGACGTTCACGGTGCCGGCGGCCGACTATGCCCGCGCCAGGGAGACCATCACCCGCGCCAAAGACAAGATCGGCTATGCGCGTCTCGACAGCGCCACCGATCTTGCAAAGATCTCGGTGATCGGCTCGGGTATGCGCAGCCACGCCGGCGTCGCGGCGCAGGCGTTCAAGGCGCTGTCGGAGAAGAGTATCAACATCCGCGCCATCACCACCTCCGAGATCAAGTTCTCGCTGCTGATCGACACCGCTTATACCGAACTCGCTGTGCGCACCCTGCACACGCTGTACGGACTCGATCACACCTGAGGGGATGCAGCGTCGATCATCCTCCGGCTGAGCCGGCGCAACGCGGTCGTGGCCTCACCCGTCGCGACACGCACGCCGGTTGCGGCTTTTCCAAACCGCCGCCCTCGATGGCAGGCGTTTTGCTTGGCAAAATGGATGTCGATTGGTTATACGGCCTCATGACGTGGCCGTTGCGGCTAACGCCACGGCTTCAAACAATCATTCGGTCGTCGACCGCGCGGCTGCGCTTCGGACGCGGTAAAGTCATTGTTTTTCTGAGGCTTATCGAAACGGCCTCGCAGCGGAGGATACCGGGACATGCGGAGCGCGTCGAGCGGCCCCCGCGTCTTGTTGAGACGGCTCCGCGAAGTCATGGCGGAGCAGGTCAGCGCACAGGAGCGTCTCGACAAGATCGTGGTGCTGATCGCCGCCAACATGGTGGCGGAGGTCTGCTCGACCTACGTGCTGCGCGTCGACAACACCCTGGAACTCTACGCGACCGAAGGCCTCAATCGCGACGCCGTCCATCGCACCGTGCTGACCGCGCACGAGGGCCTTGTCGGCCTGGTCGCGAGCGAAGCGACGCCACTTAATCTGTCGGACGCGCAGACCCATCCGGCGTTCTCGTTCCGCCCGGAAACCGGCGAAGAAATCTACAATTCGTTCCTCGGCGTGCCGATCCTGCGCGCGGGCAACACGCTCGGCGTGCTTGTGGTGCAGAACCGCGCCAGACGCACCTATGTCGAGGAAGAGGTCGAAGCGCTCCAGACCACGGCGATGGTGGTCGCCGAGATGATCGCCTCGGGCGAACTGGCCGCCCTCGCCCAGCCCGGCCTCGAGCCCGCCGCGCGCCACTCGATCCGCCAGACCGGCGCGATCCTGTCCGACGGCATCGCGCTCGGCCATGTGGTGCTGCACGAACCGCGCGTCGTCATCACCAACTACATCGCCGAGGATCTGCCGAAGGAAATCAGGCGGCTGGAAGCGGCGCTCACCAAGCTGCGCGCCGACCTCGACCGCATGCTGGAGCGCGGCGACGTTGCGGACGGCGGCGAGCATCGCGAGGTGCTCGAGGCCTACCGGATGTTCGCCAACGATCACGGCTGGTCGCACAGGCTGCAGGAGGCGGTCGCAACCGGTCTCACCGCCGAGGCCGCC from Nitrobacter sp. NHB1 carries:
- a CDS encoding DUF1178 family protein gives rise to the protein MIRYNLRCDRGHSFESWFQSSSAYDSQVKRKLVTCAVCGSAKVEKAIMAPQIAGSKKRGGPVPADSSTPATMAQERELRAELRELHDHLVKNADNVGARFPNEARKMHYGDIEHRPIYGEASPEEAKSLIEEGVEVGSLPVLRDDRN
- a CDS encoding aspartate kinase codes for the protein MSRLVMKFGGTSVANLDRIRNVARHVKREVDAGHDVAVVVSAMAGKTNDLVAWCRDASPMHDAREYDAVVASGEQITSGLLAIALQALGIQARSWQGWQIPIRTSDAHASARILGIDGNELVNRFTERKEVAVIAGFQGINPQTGRITTLGRGGSDTSAVAIAAAIRADRCDIYTDVDGVYTTDPRVVPKARRLDRIAFEEMLELASQGAKVLQVRSVELGMTQNMPIFVRSSFDKPEDIDPHGTPPGTLICGEEEIMESHVVTGIAFSKDEAQISLRQIEDKPGVAASIFVPLADANINVDMIVQSVSEDGKTTDLTFTVPAADYARARETITRAKDKIGYARLDSATDLAKISVIGSGMRSHAGVAAQAFKALSEKSINIRAITTSEIKFSLLIDTAYTELAVRTLHTLYGLDHT
- the ubiG gene encoding bifunctional 2-polyprenyl-6-hydroxyphenol methylase/3-demethylubiquinol 3-O-methyltransferase UbiG, which produces MAMQVNPSANSSAAPGSTVDPAEIAKFSKLSQEWWDPNGKMAPLHKINPLRLQFIRDAACRKFERSARSLNCLADLRLLDIGCGAGLLCEPFTRLGAQVIGVDPSATNIAAAKLHAEKAHLSIDYRCTTVEDMDVRERFDIILAMEVVEHVADVGLFLDRCAAMLKPGGMMVASTLNRNWKSFALGIVAAEYVLRWLPRGTHQWDKFVTPDELARHLERNRLGITEQSGVVYSPFADKWSLSSDMDVNYMVVAEAVG
- a CDS encoding EamA family transporter, whose product is MTPDTFPSWLFWALLSAAFAALTAIFAKVGVEGINSDLATFLRTIVVLVSLGLILLATGQFSHPGPIPTRSWIFLVLSGLGTGASWLCYFRALKLGPATLVAPIDKLSVVLVALFGVVFLGERPSLNGWIGIALIAAGAVVIALKR
- a CDS encoding EamA family transporter, which produces MFTVASLWIPFTVTAALGQVARNAMQRSLTGPLGTWGATNIRFLFGFPFALIFFALVIVFTGDAVPWPVAAFWLWLLLGALTQIVATGLMLLAMNDRSFVVTTAYLKTEAIQTAIFGFVFLGDHLTLLKVVAILIATAGVVITALRPGGAKGFADFKPTARGLVAAAGFALSAVGFRGAIIAVPDVSFVTAASYTLVFGLFVQTAVLTAYLLLRAPDVPKKILGLWRPSMVAGFLGAFASQFWFLAFALTAAADVRTLALVEVLFAQAVSYYSFKQPFSFHELGGIVLILIGVGLLVAV
- a CDS encoding PH domain-containing protein gives rise to the protein MGRYIDDILQPGEKVLYSTNVHWIFYLPAIAAWIGAVVLLMVSRMFVTQTPMLLCLALAVIAALVALYRMLGAWFHRWTTETDVTNLRVVHKTGFIKRRTFEMSLDKVESVDVNQSILGRILNYGDVMVRGVGEGAERIRTIASPLAFRSHITAR